In one Butyrivibrio proteoclasticus B316 genomic region, the following are encoded:
- a CDS encoding FN3 associated domain-containing protein — protein sequence MKCPNCGFDIPEGHMYCDNCGTEIKIVPEFEPEVENEINETLSSVADELNKEDRLREEKIKRRREFFEKINKRRPVILACFGTLLVFLIGITLFTLFSNKSSYYYIRKADKARSLGNSERAIEYLLEGNANLPENTDLIYRLSDYYLEMGDTDKAVEALKKITESGHFSEEKVVAAYESMISIYEQDQSYDKISELLSATDNPATAALRDKFIPAAPQMGVAGGEYDDIVIVALLPQSQNDGEVTYYTVNDGDPSELSILYENEIVLDEEGEYTIKAATFNRYGISSQVTSETYVINKGVPSPPEIMEPSGDYAQNTMIVAVADAGCTIFYTTDGSDPTIDSKQYISPITMPVGTSHYKFVAINDEGMMSEIVERDYHLVFTRLISKEQAVNSLVATLVRLDILLDNTGKVRGIEGHNEYIYNSEIEIEGAGEYYVVVENHVSNEGISTPTGLLYAVNTHDGSVNRLGYDSSGKYTLIKISNR from the coding sequence ATGAAGTGCCCTAATTGTGGCTTTGATATACCGGAAGGTCATATGTACTGTGATAATTGCGGTACTGAGATCAAAATAGTTCCGGAATTTGAGCCTGAAGTAGAAAATGAGATAAATGAAACCCTTTCTTCTGTAGCAGACGAACTCAATAAGGAAGATCGTCTCAGGGAAGAAAAAATCAAAAGACGCAGGGAGTTTTTTGAAAAAATAAACAAAAGGCGACCTGTGATTTTGGCGTGTTTTGGCACTCTTCTTGTTTTCCTCATAGGAATCACTTTATTTACTCTTTTTAGTAATAAGTCATCATACTACTACATCAGAAAGGCAGATAAAGCCAGAAGCCTTGGTAATTCAGAAAGAGCTATAGAGTATCTACTTGAAGGAAATGCCAATCTTCCGGAGAATACAGATTTGATATACAGATTATCTGATTATTATCTGGAAATGGGAGATACCGATAAGGCTGTTGAGGCTCTTAAGAAAATAACTGAATCAGGCCATTTTTCAGAAGAAAAGGTTGTAGCTGCTTACGAGAGTATGATCTCTATATATGAGCAGGATCAGTCTTATGATAAGATTTCAGAGCTTTTATCTGCTACTGACAATCCTGCGACGGCAGCTCTTAGAGATAAGTTTATTCCTGCTGCGCCTCAGATGGGAGTTGCTGGTGGGGAGTATGACGATATTGTTATAGTAGCTCTTTTACCTCAGTCTCAGAATGATGGTGAAGTTACATATTACACTGTTAATGATGGAGATCCCAGCGAGCTGAGTATTCTATATGAGAATGAAATTGTCCTTGATGAAGAAGGAGAATATACGATAAAGGCTGCGACATTTAACAGATACGGAATCTCCAGTCAGGTAACAAGTGAAACATATGTGATAAATAAGGGAGTTCCATCGCCACCTGAAATTATGGAGCCCAGTGGTGATTATGCTCAGAATACAATGATAGTAGCTGTAGCAGATGCCGGCTGTACTATTTTCTATACCACAGATGGCTCAGATCCTACAATTGATTCCAAACAGTATATTTCACCGATCACAATGCCTGTAGGAACTTCACATTATAAGTTTGTCGCAATAAATGATGAAGGCATGATGAGTGAAATAGTAGAAAGAGACTATCACCTGGTGTTTACAAGACTTATTTCCAAAGAGCAGGCTGTTAACAGTCTGGTTGCTACACTTGTAAGACTTGATATTTTATTGGATAATACGGGAAAAGTCAGGGGAATAGAAGGGCATAATGAGTATATATACAATTCTGAAATAGAAATAGAAGGTGCCGGAGAATATTATGTTGTCGTGGAGAATCATGTATCTAATGAGGGCATATCTACACCAACAGGACTTTTATACGCTGTAAATACCCATGATGGCTCAGTTAACAGACTTGGTTATGATTCAAGCGGTAAATATACACTTATTAAAATCTCAAATAGATAA
- the rlmH gene encoding 23S rRNA (pseudouridine(1915)-N(3))-methyltransferase RlmH has translation MSTISIICVGKIKEKYWNDAIAEYSKRLSRYCKINIIEVQDEKTPDNAPPAIEDQIKKKEGERILQNIDPGAYVCALAIGGKKYSSEGFAEFIADKGVSGVSHIQFIIGGSLGIHESVLSKAHSQISFSDMTFPHQMMRVILLEQIYRGYRINRGEPYHK, from the coding sequence ATGAGTACAATAAGTATTATTTGCGTGGGCAAGATCAAGGAAAAATATTGGAATGATGCTATTGCAGAGTATTCCAAAAGATTGTCCAGGTATTGTAAAATAAATATCATAGAGGTTCAGGATGAGAAGACCCCTGACAATGCACCTCCTGCCATAGAGGATCAGATCAAGAAAAAAGAGGGAGAGAGAATTCTCCAGAATATTGATCCAGGAGCGTATGTATGCGCCCTTGCAATAGGTGGCAAAAAGTATTCTTCTGAAGGCTTTGCTGAGTTTATTGCAGATAAAGGAGTATCCGGAGTTAGCCATATTCAGTTTATTATTGGAGGCTCACTTGGCATTCATGAGTCAGTTCTTTCCAAAGCTCATAGTCAGATCAGTTTCTCAGACATGACCTTTCCTCACCAGATGATGCGAGTGATACTCTTAGAACAAATTTACAGGGGATATCGTATTAATCGCGGTGAACCATATCATAAATAA
- the folD gene encoding bifunctional methylenetetrahydrofolate dehydrogenase/methenyltetrahydrofolate cyclohydrolase FolD: protein MSAQIIDGKAISSQIKDELKIKTAELKEKGIEVTLAVILVGEDPASQVYVRNKKKACEYIGYRSLSYELPVSTTQEELLNLISDLNARDDVDGILVQMPLPDHINEKDVINAISPAKDVDGFHPMNVGALCIGEEGFVSCTPAGVIQLLKRGCEGTIDIAGKECVIIGRSNIVGKPMALLMLRENATVTVAHSRTKDIANVCKRADIIIAAVGKAGFVTKDFVKEGAVVIDVGINRGADGKLCGDVAFDEVSQVAGAITPVPGGVGPMTIAMLMNNCLEAALLHNNLK from the coding sequence ATGAGCGCACAGATAATAGATGGAAAGGCTATTTCAAGCCAGATCAAGGATGAACTTAAAATAAAAACAGCTGAGCTTAAAGAAAAAGGCATAGAGGTTACTCTGGCAGTAATTCTGGTTGGAGAAGATCCTGCTTCACAGGTTTATGTCAGAAATAAGAAAAAAGCCTGTGAGTATATAGGATACAGATCATTATCTTATGAGCTTCCGGTTTCCACAACTCAGGAGGAACTTTTAAATCTGATAAGTGACCTGAATGCCAGAGATGATGTTGATGGAATTCTTGTTCAGATGCCTCTGCCGGATCATATCAATGAGAAAGACGTGATAAATGCGATCAGTCCAGCCAAGGATGTCGATGGTTTTCATCCTATGAATGTTGGTGCGCTCTGCATTGGGGAAGAAGGCTTTGTATCCTGCACACCTGCAGGTGTTATTCAGCTCTTGAAAAGAGGATGTGAAGGCACAATAGACATTGCAGGTAAAGAGTGTGTTATAATAGGCAGATCAAATATAGTTGGTAAACCGATGGCACTTCTTATGCTCAGGGAAAATGCGACAGTAACAGTTGCTCATTCCAGGACTAAGGATATAGCAAATGTCTGCAAGAGAGCTGATATAATTATTGCAGCTGTTGGTAAGGCAGGCTTTGTTACCAAAGACTTTGTAAAAGAAGGTGCTGTTGTTATCGACGTAGGAATAAACAGAGGCGCTGATGGAAAGTTGTGTGGTGATGTTGCATTTGACGAAGTGAGCCAGGTCGCCGGAGCTATCACTCCGGTTCCAGGAGGTGTCGGACCAATGACTATAGCAATGCTGATGAATAACTGTTTAGAAGCAGCCCTTTTGCACAATAATTTGAAATGA
- the ybeY gene encoding rRNA maturation RNase YbeY, whose protein sequence is MTFCVENEVDASFDFDIEELGRTVAQAVLDEEKCPYEVEISLTITDDEGIREINNEFRQIDSPTDVLSFPNVSYDEPGDFSVIDGEQKVDLLNPDTGNISFGDIVINVNRVRSQALEYGHSEKREFAFLVAHSMLHLCGYDHMEEQEAAVMEGKQNDILTYLGITRD, encoded by the coding sequence ATGACTTTTTGCGTTGAAAATGAGGTTGACGCAAGCTTTGACTTTGATATTGAAGAGCTTGGGAGAACAGTTGCACAGGCAGTTCTTGATGAAGAAAAATGCCCTTATGAAGTGGAAATAAGTCTTACGATTACTGACGATGAAGGTATCAGAGAAATCAATAATGAGTTCAGACAGATTGACAGCCCTACTGATGTATTGTCTTTTCCTAACGTAAGCTATGATGAACCTGGGGATTTTTCTGTAATTGATGGGGAACAGAAGGTTGATCTGCTTAATCCTGATACAGGTAATATAAGTTTTGGGGATATTGTCATCAATGTTAACAGAGTGAGATCGCAGGCTCTTGAATACGGACATTCAGAGAAGCGTGAATTTGCGTTCCTTGTGGCTCACAGTATGCTTCATTTATGCGGATATGATCATATGGAGGAGCAGGAAGCTGCTGTTATGGAAGGCAAACAGAATGATATTCTGACATATCTTGGCATTACCAGAGACTAA
- a CDS encoding MORN repeat-containing protein: MEREEKIKIAITAGIAGLILLILILFLALSGKDSKSDEQALSDNITKYASDLAEGSQAASDASSEGVSDDAATESTSVVPYSEYVNAKKGTVSGNSFYETKSAVLKDVYKKIKYDTDAQLQEMMAYFADGNEEAVRDLAHLERFEAMSFSLDGTKDFYYHGEVNGNGQPDGIGIAVYADDQYYYGHWKDGVRSGDGKWISFYPSYSQYVVTEHMYFGEWLDDMPNGHGQEHYDYNQDYMNDADLYLQNAIGYFANGYYNGEQYIITVDKNYDTKEWIGTCDMGNWVQVLNTAEDSKGRIAVLSERENADNHVWMVKNKATDNRVLGIITGGSITK; this comes from the coding sequence ATGGAGAGAGAAGAAAAAATCAAAATTGCAATAACTGCCGGAATAGCAGGGCTTATACTACTTATTCTGATTTTATTTCTTGCTTTATCAGGCAAGGATTCTAAATCAGATGAGCAGGCTTTAAGTGATAATATAACAAAATATGCCTCAGACCTTGCAGAGGGCAGTCAGGCTGCAAGCGATGCTTCATCTGAGGGCGTATCTGATGATGCTGCAACTGAGAGCACATCAGTAGTTCCTTATTCGGAGTATGTCAATGCCAAAAAGGGAACAGTTTCCGGCAATAGTTTCTATGAGACTAAGAGCGCTGTACTTAAAGATGTTTATAAGAAGATCAAATATGACACTGACGCTCAGCTTCAGGAGATGATGGCATATTTTGCAGACGGTAATGAAGAGGCGGTTCGTGACCTTGCACATCTTGAGAGATTTGAAGCTATGTCTTTTTCATTAGACGGAACCAAGGATTTTTACTACCACGGTGAAGTGAATGGGAACGGTCAGCCCGATGGAATTGGAATTGCTGTTTATGCTGATGATCAGTATTATTATGGACACTGGAAGGATGGAGTGAGATCTGGAGACGGCAAATGGATTTCTTTTTATCCTTCTTATAGCCAGTACGTAGTAACAGAGCATATGTACTTTGGTGAGTGGCTGGATGATATGCCAAACGGGCATGGGCAGGAGCATTATGATTATAATCAGGATTATATGAATGATGCTGATCTGTATCTGCAGAATGCTATTGGATACTTTGCAAATGGCTATTACAACGGTGAACAGTACATTATTACTGTTGATAAGAATTATGACACTAAGGAATGGATCGGAACCTGCGACATGGGTAACTGGGTACAGGTTCTTAATACTGCAGAAGACAGTAAAGGCAGGATTGCGGTTCTAAGTGAAAGAGAAAATGCTGATAATCATGTCTGGATGGTCAAAAATAAAGCTACGGATAATCGTGTTCTTGGTATTATTACAGGTGGTTCTATAACTAAATGA
- the gltA gene encoding NADPH-dependent glutamate synthase produces MDGFVRVPVREQDAKVRATNFQEVCLGYNKEEAENEAQRCLNCKNPKCVQGCPVSINIPAFIQQVKEGDVEGAYQTISKSSALPAVCGRVCPQESQCEGQCVRGIKGDAVSIGKLERYVADTARELGIKPEGAKEKKGKKVAIIGSGPSGLTCAGDLAKMGYDVTIFEALHEAGGVLVYGIPEFRLPKEAVVKKEIENVKSLGVKLETDVVVGKSVTIDDLMEKEGFEAVFIGSGAGLPRFMNIPGEQAMGVFSANEFLTRSNLMKAFDENSRTPIMRPKKCVVVGGGNVAMDAARTALRLGAEVHVVYRRGEEELPARKEEVGHAKEEGIIFDLLTNPVEIHADENGWVTGITCIRMELGEPDESGRRSPVEVPGSEFDIECDAVIMSLGTSPNPLISSTTKGLDVNRRKCIVAQEENGQTSKPGVFAGGDAVTGAATVILAMGAGKAAAKGIDEYLSNK; encoded by the coding sequence ATGGATGGATTTGTAAGAGTTCCTGTTCGTGAGCAGGATGCCAAAGTTCGTGCTACGAATTTCCAGGAAGTATGTCTTGGATACAATAAAGAAGAAGCTGAAAACGAGGCACAGCGTTGCCTTAACTGTAAGAACCCTAAATGTGTTCAGGGATGCCCTGTATCAATCAATATTCCTGCATTTATTCAACAGGTTAAAGAGGGCGATGTAGAAGGCGCTTACCAGACTATTAGTAAGTCAAGCGCACTTCCTGCAGTATGTGGACGTGTTTGCCCACAGGAGAGCCAGTGTGAAGGCCAGTGTGTAAGAGGTATCAAGGGCGATGCTGTTTCCATCGGTAAGCTTGAGAGATACGTTGCTGATACTGCCAGAGAACTTGGAATTAAGCCGGAAGGCGCCAAGGAGAAGAAGGGTAAGAAGGTTGCTATTATTGGTTCAGGCCCTTCAGGACTTACATGTGCCGGAGACCTTGCTAAAATGGGTTATGATGTTACCATTTTTGAGGCTCTTCATGAAGCAGGTGGAGTTCTTGTTTACGGTATTCCTGAATTCCGTCTTCCTAAGGAAGCAGTTGTTAAAAAAGAAATTGAGAATGTTAAGTCCCTTGGAGTTAAGCTTGAGACTGATGTAGTTGTTGGTAAGTCAGTAACTATAGATGATCTTATGGAAAAAGAGGGCTTCGAGGCTGTATTTATCGGATCAGGTGCGGGACTTCCAAGATTTATGAATATTCCTGGTGAACAGGCTATGGGTGTATTTTCTGCCAATGAGTTCCTCACAAGAAGCAATCTTATGAAAGCATTTGATGAGAATTCCAGAACTCCTATCATGAGACCTAAGAAGTGCGTAGTTGTCGGCGGCGGTAACGTTGCAATGGATGCTGCAAGAACAGCGCTTCGTCTTGGAGCAGAGGTACATGTAGTTTATCGTCGTGGTGAGGAAGAGCTTCCTGCTCGTAAGGAAGAAGTTGGACATGCCAAGGAAGAAGGAATCATTTTTGATCTTCTTACAAACCCTGTTGAAATCCATGCTGACGAGAATGGATGGGTTACAGGAATCACATGTATCAGGATGGAGCTTGGTGAGCCTGATGAATCAGGAAGAAGAAGCCCTGTTGAGGTTCCTGGTTCTGAATTTGACATTGAATGTGATGCCGTAATAATGTCACTTGGTACATCACCTAATCCGCTTATTTCTTCTACAACAAAAGGACTTGATGTTAACCGCAGAAAGTGTATTGTTGCTCAGGAAGAAAACGGACAGACTTCTAAGCCCGGAGTATTTGCAGGCGGAGATGCAGTTACAGGAGCTGCAACTGTTATTCTTGCCATGGGTGCAGGTAAGGCAGCTGCTAAGGGTATCGATGAATATCTTTCAAACAAATAA
- a CDS encoding PhoH family protein — protein MSEITELSLALTADDERNIFGGNDTYIRKIEKSLHVEIIDRNGELHIIGDKESAGKASGIIRELVQLSRRGTSIEEQSVDYAISLKEDSVRTKENLSENVLVDIDRDVICHTISGKPIKPKTLGQKKYIDAIRNKMIVFGLGPAGTGKTYLAMAMAITAFQREEVSRIILTRPAIEAGEKLGFLPGDLQSKVDPYLRPLYDALYQIMGTENFIKNMEKGLIEVAPLAYMRGRTLDNAFIILDEAQNTTPAQMKMFLTRIGFGSKVIITGDATQKDLAPDTRSGLDVAESVLKGIDDIAFCTLTSSDVVRHPLVQKIVKAYEDYEKKAANKQKKKSIQKLERRTRDGK, from the coding sequence ATGAGTGAAATTACAGAGTTGTCATTAGCACTTACTGCTGATGATGAGAGGAATATTTTTGGGGGAAATGATACCTATATACGTAAGATTGAGAAGAGCTTACATGTAGAGATTATAGACCGAAATGGTGAGCTTCATATAATTGGTGACAAGGAAAGCGCAGGTAAAGCTTCAGGTATTATCAGAGAGCTTGTTCAGTTATCCAGGCGAGGCACCAGCATTGAAGAGCAGAGTGTCGATTATGCAATTTCTTTAAAAGAAGATTCTGTCAGGACCAAAGAAAATCTTAGTGAAAACGTTCTTGTAGATATAGACAGGGACGTTATTTGTCATACTATTTCAGGTAAACCTATCAAACCCAAGACCTTGGGACAGAAAAAATACATAGATGCTATTAGAAATAAGATGATCGTATTTGGTCTTGGACCAGCCGGAACAGGAAAAACTTATCTTGCCATGGCCATGGCTATTACTGCTTTTCAGAGAGAAGAGGTCAGTAGGATCATTTTGACAAGACCTGCCATAGAAGCCGGTGAGAAGCTCGGCTTTTTGCCAGGAGATCTTCAGAGCAAGGTGGATCCATATCTTCGTCCTTTATATGATGCTTTATATCAGATAATGGGAACAGAGAATTTCATCAAGAATATGGAAAAAGGCCTCATTGAGGTTGCTCCTCTTGCCTATATGAGAGGACGAACTCTTGATAATGCTTTTATCATTTTGGATGAAGCACAGAATACGACTCCTGCTCAGATGAAGATGTTCCTTACCAGAATTGGTTTTGGCTCTAAGGTTATCATCACTGGTGATGCTACACAGAAAGATCTTGCTCCTGATACCAGATCAGGACTTGACGTTGCAGAGAGCGTTCTTAAGGGAATTGATGATATTGCATTCTGTACATTGACCAGCAGTGATGTTGTCAGACATCCTCTTGTTCAGAAAATTGTTAAGGCCTATGAGGATTATGAGAAGAAGGCCGCTAACAAGCAGAAAAAGAAATCTATTCAGAAATTGGAGAGAAGAACAAGAGATGGAAAGTGA
- a CDS encoding formate--tetrahydrofolate ligase gives MAVKSDIEIAQEAKLLHIREVAAKLGIEEDDLEYYGKYKAKLSEEYIKKVQSGKRGKLVLVTAINPTPAGEGKTTTSVGLGDALNRLGHKTVIALREPSLGPCFGIKGGAAGGGYAQVVPMEDINLHFTGDFHAITSANNLLAAIIDNHIQQGNELGIDTRQIIWKRAVDMNDRALRNIVVGLGAKADGVPREDHFVITVASEIMAILCLADDMDDLKKRLSRIIVAYTRDGEPVTAGQLQAVGAMAALLKDAIKPNLVQTLEHNPVIIHGGPFANIAHGCNSVRATKTALGLSDITVTEAGFGADLGAEKFLDIKCRMAGLKPDAVVLVATIRALKYNGGVDKKNLGEENLDALKKGIVNLEKHIENIQKYGVPVVVTLNSFLTDTQAETEFVRKFCEERDCRFALSEVWAKGGEGGEALAKEVINTLENKPSNFAPIYPDDMSLKDKITTVAKEIYGADGVQFSGPASRQLAKIEEMGFGNLPVCMAKTQYSLSDDPNLLGRPKDYMIQVREAYVSAGAGFVVALTGAIVTMPGLPKHPAAYDIDVNDEGKITGLF, from the coding sequence ATGGCTGTAAAGAGTGATATTGAAATTGCACAGGAGGCAAAACTGCTTCACATCAGGGAAGTTGCTGCTAAATTGGGAATTGAAGAGGATGACCTTGAGTATTATGGCAAATATAAGGCTAAACTTTCAGAAGAGTACATAAAAAAAGTACAATCTGGCAAGCGTGGCAAACTAGTTCTTGTAACTGCCATCAATCCTACTCCTGCCGGAGAAGGTAAGACAACAACAAGCGTGGGTCTTGGGGATGCCCTTAACAGACTTGGTCACAAGACGGTAATTGCTCTTAGAGAGCCATCACTTGGGCCTTGCTTTGGAATCAAAGGCGGAGCTGCAGGCGGTGGTTACGCACAGGTTGTTCCAATGGAAGATATAAACCTTCATTTCACAGGTGATTTCCATGCAATTACTTCAGCTAACAATCTTCTTGCTGCAATCATAGACAACCATATTCAGCAGGGAAATGAACTTGGCATAGACACCAGACAGATCATTTGGAAGAGAGCTGTAGACATGAACGACAGAGCTCTCAGAAATATAGTTGTTGGGCTTGGTGCCAAGGCAGATGGAGTTCCGAGAGAGGACCATTTTGTAATCACAGTTGCTTCAGAGATCATGGCAATTCTTTGCCTTGCAGATGATATGGATGATCTCAAGAAGAGACTTTCCAGAATTATCGTAGCTTATACAAGAGACGGCGAGCCTGTAACTGCCGGTCAGCTTCAGGCTGTAGGTGCAATGGCAGCTCTTTTAAAGGATGCCATCAAGCCTAATCTTGTCCAGACTCTTGAGCATAATCCGGTTATCATTCATGGCGGACCATTTGCTAATATTGCACATGGCTGTAATTCTGTAAGAGCAACCAAGACAGCCCTTGGACTTTCAGATATTACTGTCACAGAAGCAGGATTCGGAGCTGATCTTGGAGCCGAGAAGTTTCTTGATATTAAGTGCAGAATGGCTGGTCTTAAGCCTGATGCTGTTGTTCTTGTCGCTACAATTAGAGCACTTAAATACAATGGTGGTGTAGATAAAAAGAACCTTGGAGAAGAGAATCTTGATGCTCTTAAGAAGGGAATCGTTAATCTTGAGAAGCACATTGAGAATATCCAGAAGTATGGTGTGCCTGTAGTAGTTACACTTAATTCTTTCCTTACAGATACTCAGGCAGAGACAGAATTTGTCAGAAAGTTCTGCGAAGAAAGAGATTGCAGATTTGCACTTTCAGAAGTATGGGCAAAAGGCGGAGAAGGTGGAGAAGCTCTTGCAAAAGAGGTAATAAATACTCTTGAAAATAAACCAAGTAATTTTGCTCCAATCTATCCTGATGATATGAGCCTTAAGGATAAGATCACAACTGTAGCCAAAGAAATCTATGGTGCTGATGGTGTACAGTTCTCAGGACCTGCTTCAAGACAGCTTGCCAAGATTGAAGAGATGGGATTTGGAAATCTTCCTGTATGTATGGCTAAGACACAGTATTCATTATCAGATGATCCTAATCTTCTTGGAAGGCCAAAAGATTATATGATCCAGGTACGTGAAGCTTATGTTTCTGCCGGAGCCGGTTTTGTCGTTGCACTTACAGGAGCAATAGTTACAATGCCAGGACTCCCTAAACATCCTGCAGCTTATGATATAGATGTTAATGATGAAGGAAAGATCACAGGCCTGTTTTAA
- a CDS encoding sulfide/dihydroorotate dehydrogenase-like FAD/NAD-binding protein yields the protein MFKILEANELTTNIFQMIVEAPRVAQACLPGQFLIIRVDEDGERIPLTICDYDREKGTVEIVAQAIGAETFKLGKLKAGDSLADVVGPLGKPSDLCEENLEDLKKKKIVFIAGGVGTAPVYPQAKWLKEHGVDCDVIIGAKTKDLVILEDRFKKVCNLHITTDDGSYGRSGMVTKALQDLWDEGNKYDHCVAIGPMIMMKFVCKLTEELGIPTVVSMNPIMVDGTGMCGACRLTVGGEVKFACVDGPEFDGHKVDFDQAMNRMKLYKTEEGRLMLKAQEGDTHHGGCGNCD from the coding sequence ATGTTCAAGATTTTAGAGGCTAATGAGCTGACTACTAATATTTTCCAGATGATAGTAGAAGCTCCCCGAGTAGCACAGGCGTGTTTACCCGGACAATTTCTTATTATTCGTGTAGATGAAGACGGTGAGAGAATTCCTCTTACTATTTGCGACTACGATAGAGAAAAGGGAACTGTAGAGATCGTGGCTCAGGCAATTGGTGCGGAGACCTTTAAACTTGGTAAGCTTAAAGCAGGAGACAGCCTTGCTGATGTGGTTGGACCTCTTGGAAAACCATCTGATCTTTGCGAGGAAAACCTCGAAGATTTAAAGAAAAAGAAAATCGTCTTTATTGCCGGCGGTGTTGGAACTGCTCCTGTATATCCACAGGCTAAATGGCTCAAAGAACACGGCGTTGATTGCGATGTAATCATTGGTGCCAAGACAAAAGATCTTGTCATTCTTGAAGATAGATTTAAGAAAGTATGCAATCTTCATATCACAACAGATGATGGTTCATATGGCAGAAGTGGTATGGTTACCAAAGCTCTTCAGGATCTTTGGGATGAAGGAAACAAATATGATCATTGCGTAGCTATCGGACCTATGATCATGATGAAATTTGTATGTAAGCTCACAGAAGAACTCGGAATTCCTACTGTTGTCAGCATGAACCCTATTATGGTTGATGGAACAGGTATGTGCGGTGCCTGCCGTTTGACAGTTGGTGGGGAAGTTAAGTTTGCATGTGTTGATGGACCTGAGTTTGATGGACATAAGGTTGATTTTGATCAGGCAATGAACAGAATGAAGCTCTATAAGACTGAAGAAGGCAGACTTATGCTCAAGGCCCAGGAAGGTGATACACACCACGGTGGCTGCGGAAATTGTGATTGA